From Klebsiella electrica, the proteins below share one genomic window:
- a CDS encoding YchO/YchP family invasin, whose product MPSSYRVPPLLALLLLLASVPARALQGNTAFSEKQAALPDLGIAPQVDDDARHFAEVAKKFGEASMSDNGLTTGEQARMLAIGKLGNELSHQLENWLSPWGNASVDLRVDKEGRFTGTQGNWFIPLQDNGQYLTWNQYSVSQRQNDLVGNIGLGQRWRRGDWLLGYNSFYDKVLGDSMARGSIGAEAWGEYLRLSANYYHPVGSWQRGDSLTQEQRMASGYDVTAQARLPFYQHINTSVSVEQYFGDSVDLFHSGTGYRNPVAVSVGLNYTPVPLVTMTAKHKQGESGLSQNNVGLNLNYRFGVPLKQQLAADEVAVSRSLRGSRYDSPERDHVPVVEYRQRKSLSVYLATPPWDLQPGETVQLKLQIRSLHGIKSLKWQGDTQALSLTSPVDANSPDGWSVILPAWNSEPGASNLWHLSVVVEDKTGQRVSSNEIALALSEPLVKFPADGVSWGNMP is encoded by the coding sequence CGGCGCTGCCGGATTTGGGGATTGCGCCGCAGGTGGATGATGACGCCCGGCATTTTGCCGAAGTGGCGAAAAAGTTTGGCGAGGCCAGCATGAGCGATAATGGCCTGACGACCGGTGAACAGGCGCGAATGCTGGCTATCGGCAAGCTTGGCAACGAGCTGAGTCATCAACTGGAAAACTGGCTCTCGCCGTGGGGCAATGCCAGCGTCGATCTGCGGGTGGATAAAGAAGGCCGCTTCACCGGCACGCAGGGCAACTGGTTTATCCCGCTGCAGGATAATGGCCAGTATCTGACCTGGAATCAGTATTCCGTCAGCCAGCGGCAAAACGATCTGGTGGGCAACATCGGGCTGGGACAGCGCTGGCGCAGGGGAGACTGGCTGCTGGGCTATAACTCGTTCTACGACAAAGTGCTGGGTGACAGCATGGCGCGAGGCAGTATTGGCGCTGAAGCCTGGGGCGAATATTTGCGCCTGTCGGCCAACTATTATCATCCCGTCGGCAGCTGGCAGCGTGGCGATAGCCTGACCCAGGAACAGCGGATGGCGAGCGGCTACGATGTCACCGCCCAGGCGCGGCTACCGTTCTATCAGCATATTAATACCAGCGTCAGCGTCGAGCAGTATTTTGGCGATAGCGTCGACCTGTTCCATTCCGGTACCGGCTACCGGAATCCGGTGGCGGTGTCGGTGGGGCTGAACTATACCCCGGTGCCGCTCGTGACCATGACCGCAAAGCATAAACAGGGTGAAAGCGGGCTCAGTCAAAACAATGTCGGTCTGAATCTGAACTATCGTTTTGGCGTGCCGCTTAAACAGCAGCTGGCGGCCGATGAGGTGGCGGTCAGCCGCTCCTTGCGCGGCAGTCGTTACGACAGCCCGGAGCGCGATCATGTGCCGGTGGTCGAGTATCGTCAGCGTAAATCGCTGTCGGTCTACCTGGCGACGCCGCCGTGGGATTTACAGCCGGGGGAGACGGTGCAACTGAAGCTACAAATTCGTAGCCTGCATGGGATAAAATCGCTGAAATGGCAAGGTGATACGCAAGCGCTGAGCTTAACGTCTCCCGTCGATGCCAACAGCCCGGACGGCTGGAGCGTGATTCTTCCGGCCTGGAACAGCGAGCCGGGAGCGAGCAATCTGTGGCACCTGTCGGTAGTGGTGGAAGACAAAACGGGTCAGCGCGTTTCATCCAATGAGATCGCGCTGGCGCTGAGCGAGCCGTTGGTCAAATTCCCGGCCGACGGCGTCAGTTGGGGAAATATGCCTTAG
- the narL gene encoding two-component system response regulator NarL produces MSQQERATILLIDDHPMLRTGVKQLVSMASDIQVIGEASNGEQGIALAETLDPDLILLDLNMPGMNGLETLDKLREKSLSGRIVVFSVSNHEEDVVTALKRGADGYLLKDMEPEDLLKALQQAAAGEMVLSEALTPVLAASLRANRATSDRDISQLTPRERDILKLIAQGLPNKMIARRLEITESTVKVHVKHMLKKMKLKSRVEAAVWVHQERIF; encoded by the coding sequence ATGAGTCAACAGGAGCGGGCAACCATCCTTCTCATTGACGATCACCCGATGCTGCGCACCGGCGTAAAACAGCTCGTCAGTATGGCCAGCGATATTCAGGTTATTGGCGAGGCCAGTAACGGTGAACAAGGTATCGCCCTCGCTGAGACGCTGGATCCCGACCTGATCCTGCTGGATCTCAACATGCCCGGCATGAACGGACTGGAAACCCTCGACAAGCTGCGCGAAAAGTCGCTCTCCGGTCGAATCGTGGTCTTCAGCGTCTCTAACCACGAAGAAGATGTGGTCACCGCCCTCAAACGCGGCGCCGACGGCTACCTGTTGAAAGACATGGAGCCAGAAGATCTGTTAAAAGCGTTGCAGCAGGCCGCGGCGGGCGAGATGGTTCTCAGCGAAGCGCTCACGCCGGTGCTGGCAGCCAGCCTGCGCGCCAACCGCGCCACGTCAGACCGCGATATCAGCCAGCTGACGCCGCGCGAACGGGATATTCTCAAGCTGATTGCCCAGGGACTGCCGAACAAAATGATCGCCCGTCGTCTGGAGATAACCGAAAGTACCGTCAAGGTGCACGTTAAGCATATGCTGAAGAAAATGAAGCTGAAATCACGCGTTGAAGCGGCGGTATGGGTCCATCAGGAGCGGATTTTCTAA
- the narX gene encoding nitrate/nitrite two-component system sensor histidine kinase NarX — protein sequence MLKRLFTPLTLVNQLALIVLLSTAIGVAGIGISARLVHGVQGSAHAINKAGSLRMQSYRLLAAIPLNADDSKLLDEMNATVFSEELQNAALRDGQNSQLKALQQYWQLELAPGMEHAQNQASVAVDVASFVDRIDHLVTSFDHTTEQRIRYVVWLQRVMAIGMALLFLFTIVWLRARLLRPWKQLLDMARAVSHRDFTQRVHISGRNEMASLGMALNNMSKELAESYSVLERRVQEKTAGLEQKNEILAFLWQANRRLHSSAPLCERISPVLNGLQGLTLLRDIEVRVYDFEDEDNHQEFVCHSDIQCDDKGCYLCPRDLPPLPDAGATLKWRLSDAHNQYGILLATLPVGRHLSHDQQQLVDTLVEQLTSTLALDRHQEHQQQLIVMEERATIARELHDSIAQSLSCMKMQVSCLQMQGANLPEESRQLLGQIRNELNTSWAQLRELLTTFRLQLTEAGLRPALESSCQEYSAHFGFTVQLDYQLPPRFVPSHQAIHVLQIAREALSNALKHAQATEVIVTVALRENQVRLVVADNGRGVPDQAERSNHYGLIIMRDRAQSLRGDCQVRRRENGGTEVVVTFIPEKSFSIQ from the coding sequence ATGTTAAAACGTCTTTTTACCCCGCTTACGTTAGTGAATCAACTGGCGTTAATTGTGCTGCTATCGACGGCGATTGGCGTCGCGGGAATCGGTATCTCTGCCCGCCTGGTTCACGGCGTACAGGGCAGCGCGCACGCGATCAATAAAGCCGGTTCGCTGAGAATGCAAAGCTATCGTCTGCTGGCGGCAATCCCGCTCAACGCGGACGATAGCAAGCTGCTCGACGAGATGAATGCCACCGTCTTCAGCGAAGAACTGCAGAATGCCGCCCTCCGGGACGGCCAGAATAGCCAGCTTAAAGCGCTGCAGCAATACTGGCAGCTGGAGCTGGCACCGGGAATGGAGCACGCGCAGAATCAGGCGAGCGTCGCCGTCGATGTCGCCAGCTTTGTCGACCGGATAGACCACCTGGTCACCTCTTTTGATCATACCACCGAGCAGCGCATCCGCTACGTCGTCTGGCTGCAGCGGGTGATGGCCATCGGCATGGCGCTGCTGTTTCTGTTTACTATCGTCTGGCTACGGGCCCGTCTGCTGCGCCCGTGGAAACAGCTGCTGGACATGGCCCGGGCAGTCAGCCATCGCGATTTTACCCAACGCGTCCACATCAGCGGCCGCAATGAGATGGCCAGCCTCGGCATGGCGCTTAACAACATGTCAAAAGAGCTGGCGGAAAGCTATTCGGTGCTCGAACGACGGGTGCAGGAAAAAACCGCCGGGCTGGAGCAGAAAAATGAGATCCTCGCCTTTTTATGGCAGGCCAACCGTCGTCTGCACTCCAGCGCCCCGCTGTGTGAACGCATTTCACCGGTGCTCAACGGACTGCAGGGGCTGACGCTGCTACGCGATATTGAGGTGCGGGTATATGACTTCGAAGATGAGGACAATCATCAGGAATTCGTCTGTCACTCGGATATACAGTGCGATGACAAAGGCTGCTATTTATGCCCGCGCGATCTGCCGCCGCTGCCGGATGCCGGCGCCACATTGAAATGGCGGCTGTCCGATGCCCATAACCAGTACGGGATCCTGCTGGCGACGTTGCCCGTCGGACGTCACCTGAGCCACGATCAGCAGCAGCTGGTGGATACGCTAGTCGAGCAGCTGACCTCCACGCTGGCGCTCGACAGGCACCAGGAGCATCAGCAGCAGCTTATCGTAATGGAAGAACGCGCCACCATCGCCCGCGAACTACACGACTCCATCGCCCAGTCGCTCTCCTGTATGAAAATGCAGGTCAGCTGTTTGCAAATGCAGGGCGCAAACCTGCCGGAAGAGAGCCGTCAGCTGCTGGGCCAGATTCGCAATGAGCTGAATACGTCATGGGCACAGCTGCGTGAACTGCTGACAACCTTCCGCCTGCAATTAACCGAAGCAGGATTGCGCCCGGCGCTGGAGTCCAGCTGCCAGGAATACAGCGCCCATTTTGGCTTTACCGTCCAGCTTGATTACCAGCTGCCGCCGCGCTTTGTCCCGTCACATCAGGCCATTCACGTCCTGCAAATCGCGCGCGAGGCGCTGAGTAATGCGCTGAAACACGCCCAGGCGACCGAAGTTATCGTGACCGTCGCGCTGCGGGAAAACCAGGTACGGCTGGTGGTCGCAGACAACGGCCGCGGCGTCCCCGATCAGGCGGAACGCAGCAACCATTACGGCTTAATTATCATGCGGGATCGCGCCCAGAGTTTGCGCGGAGACTGTCAGGTTCGTCGCCGGGAAAACGGCGGTACCGAGGTGGTGGTCACTTTTATCCCGGAAAAATCGTTTTCAATCCAATAA
- a CDS encoding NarK family nitrate/nitrite MFS transporter, which yields MSQSSLPEKASTSVITDWRPEDPEFWQQRGHRVASRNLWISVPCLLLAFCVWMLFSAVAVNLNKVGFQFSTDQLFMLTALPALSGALLRVPYAFMVPLFGGRRWTAFSTGIMIVPCVWLGFAVQDTSTPFSIFVIISLLCGFAGANFASSMANISFFFPKQKQGGALGINGGLGNMGVSVMQLVAPLVVSLSIFAVFGGTGSEQPDGSLLYLENAAWIWVPFLIIFTLAAWFFMNDLSASKASLSEQLPVLKRAHLWVMALLYLATFGSFIGFSAGFAMLSKTQFPDVQILHFAFFGPFIGALARSMGGAVSDRLGGTRVTLVNFVVMAVFSGLLFLTLPTEGVGGNFIAFFGVFMVLFLTAGLGSASTFQMISIIFRKMTMERVKAQGGNEEQAMREAATDTAAALGFISAIGAIGGFFIPKAFGISLELTGSPAGAMKIFFVFYIACILITWAVYGRKQKS from the coding sequence ATGAGTCAATCTTCCCTACCGGAGAAGGCCAGTACTTCAGTCATCACCGACTGGCGTCCTGAAGATCCCGAGTTCTGGCAGCAGCGCGGACACCGTGTTGCAAGCCGGAATTTGTGGATCTCCGTTCCCTGTCTGTTGCTGGCGTTTTGCGTCTGGATGTTGTTCAGCGCGGTGGCGGTCAATCTGAATAAGGTTGGCTTCCAGTTCTCGACCGACCAGCTGTTTATGTTGACCGCGCTTCCGGCGCTGTCCGGCGCTTTATTGCGCGTGCCCTACGCCTTTATGGTTCCCCTGTTTGGCGGCCGCCGCTGGACCGCCTTCAGTACCGGGATCATGATAGTCCCTTGCGTATGGCTGGGCTTCGCGGTGCAGGATACCTCTACGCCGTTCAGCATCTTTGTGATTATCTCTCTGCTTTGCGGTTTTGCCGGGGCGAACTTTGCTTCCAGCATGGCCAACATCAGCTTCTTCTTCCCGAAACAGAAGCAGGGCGGCGCCCTCGGTATTAACGGCGGCCTTGGCAATATGGGCGTCAGCGTGATGCAGCTGGTTGCACCGCTGGTGGTTTCGCTGTCTATTTTCGCCGTCTTTGGCGGGACGGGCAGCGAGCAGCCGGACGGTTCGCTGCTGTATCTGGAAAACGCGGCGTGGATCTGGGTGCCGTTCCTGATTATCTTCACCCTGGCGGCGTGGTTCTTTATGAACGACCTGTCGGCGTCGAAGGCCTCGTTGAGCGAGCAGCTGCCGGTGCTTAAGCGCGCTCATCTGTGGGTTATGGCGCTGCTTTATCTGGCGACGTTTGGTTCATTCATCGGCTTCTCGGCGGGCTTTGCGATGCTGTCGAAAACCCAGTTCCCGGATGTTCAGATTCTGCACTTTGCCTTCTTCGGGCCGTTTATCGGCGCGCTGGCGCGCTCGATGGGCGGGGCTGTCTCTGACCGCCTGGGCGGTACCCGCGTGACGCTGGTGAACTTTGTGGTGATGGCGGTCTTCAGCGGACTGCTGTTCCTGACGCTCCCGACGGAGGGTGTCGGCGGTAACTTCATTGCCTTCTTCGGCGTGTTTATGGTGCTGTTCCTGACCGCCGGGCTGGGTAGCGCCTCTACCTTCCAGATGATTTCGATTATCTTCCGTAAAATGACGATGGAACGCGTAAAAGCGCAGGGCGGTAATGAAGAGCAGGCGATGCGTGAAGCCGCAACGGATACGGCGGCAGCGCTGGGCTTTATCTCTGCCATCGGCGCTATCGGTGGCTTCTTTATTCCGAAAGCGTTTGGTATTTCTCTGGAACTGACCGGTTCTCCGGCTGGCGCTATGAAGATCTTTTTCGTCTTCTATATCGCCTGCATCCTGATTACCTGGGCGGTTTACGGTCGTAAACAGAAGTCTTAA
- a CDS encoding nitrate reductase subunit alpha: protein MSKFLDRFRYFKQKGETFADGHGQFLKTNRDWEDGYRQRWQHDKIVRSTHGVNCTGSCSWKIYVKNGLVTWETQQTDYPRTRPDMPNHEPRGCPRGASYSWYLYSANRLKYPLMRKRLMKMWREAKVQHADPVDAWASIIEDADKAKSFKQARGRGGFVRSSWQEVNELIAASNVYTVKTYGPDRVAGFSPIPAMSMVSYASGARYLSLIGGTCLSFYDWYCDLPPASPQTWGEQTDVPESADWYNSSYIIAWGSNVPQTRTPDAHFFTEVRYKGTKTVAITPDYAEIAKLCDLWLAPKQGTDAAMALAMGHVMLREFHLDKPSQYFTDYVRRYSDMPMLVMLEEREGYYAAGRMLRAADLVDSLGQENNPEWKTVALNSDGDMVAPNGSIGFRWGEKGKWNLEQRDGKSGEETELQLSLLGSQDDIAQVGFPYFGGDGTEHFASVELENILLHKLPVKRLQLADGRTALVTTVYDLTMANYGLDRGLNDENCATSYDDIKAYTPAWAEKITGVSRAQIIRTAREFADNADKTHGRSMIIVGAGLNHWYHLDMNYRGLINMLVFCGCVGQSGGGWAHYVGQEKLRPQTGWQPLAFALDWQRPARHMNSTSYFYNHSSQWRYESVTAQELLSPLADKSRYSGHLIDFNVRAERMGWLPSAPQLGTNPLRIADAAKKAGLSAVDYTVKSLKEGSIRFAAEQPENGKNHPRNLFIWRSNLLGSSGKGHEYMLKYLLGTGHGIQGLDLGKQGGVKPEEVEWQDNGLDGKLDLVVTLDFRLSSTCLYSDIVLPTATWYEKDDMNTSDMHPFIHPLSAAVDPAWESKSDWEIYKGIAKAFSEVCVGHLGKETDVVTLPIQHDSAAELAQPLEVKDWKKGECDLIPGKTAPHIIQVERDYPATYERFTSIGPLMEKIGNGGKGIAWNTQSEMDLLRKLNYTKADGPAKGQPMLDTAIDAAEMILTLAPETNGQVAVKAWAALSEFTGRDHTHLALNKEDEKIRFRDIQAQPRKIISSPTWSGLEDEHVSYNAGYTNVHELIPWRTLSGRQSLYQDHQWMRDFGESLLVYRPPIDTRSVKSAMGEKSNGNPEKALNFLTPHQKWGIHSTYSDNLLMLTLGRGGPVVWISEEDAKEIGVEDNDWIEVFNNNGALTARAVVSQRVPAGMTMMYHAQERIVNLPGSEITGQRGGIHNSVTRITPKPTHMIGGYAHLAYGFNYYGTVGSNRDEFVVVRKMKNINWLDGEGNDQVQESVK from the coding sequence ATGAGTAAATTCCTGGACCGGTTTCGCTACTTCAAACAGAAGGGTGAAACCTTTGCCGATGGGCATGGCCAGTTTCTAAAAACCAACCGGGACTGGGAGGATGGATACCGCCAGCGCTGGCAGCATGACAAAATTGTGCGCTCCACTCACGGGGTAAACTGCACCGGCTCATGCAGCTGGAAGATTTATGTAAAAAACGGTCTCGTCACCTGGGAAACCCAGCAGACCGACTATCCGCGTACTCGCCCGGATATGCCGAACCACGAACCACGCGGCTGCCCGCGTGGCGCCAGCTACTCCTGGTATCTCTACAGCGCCAACCGTCTGAAGTATCCGCTGATGCGCAAACGGCTGATGAAAATGTGGCGCGAAGCGAAAGTGCAGCATGCCGATCCGGTAGATGCCTGGGCGTCCATTATTGAAGACGCCGATAAAGCCAAAAGCTTCAAACAGGCGCGTGGACGCGGCGGTTTCGTCCGTTCCTCCTGGCAGGAAGTGAATGAGCTGATCGCGGCTTCTAACGTCTACACCGTCAAAACCTATGGCCCGGACCGCGTGGCGGGCTTCTCGCCCATTCCGGCGATGTCGATGGTCTCCTATGCCTCCGGCGCGCGCTATCTGTCGCTGATTGGCGGCACCTGTCTGAGCTTCTATGACTGGTACTGCGACCTGCCACCGGCCTCCCCGCAGACCTGGGGCGAGCAGACCGACGTCCCTGAGTCAGCCGACTGGTATAACTCCAGCTACATTATCGCCTGGGGCTCCAACGTACCGCAGACCCGTACGCCGGATGCGCACTTCTTCACCGAAGTTCGCTATAAAGGCACCAAGACCGTGGCTATCACCCCGGACTACGCCGAAATCGCCAAGCTGTGCGACCTGTGGCTGGCGCCGAAGCAGGGCACCGATGCGGCGATGGCGCTGGCGATGGGCCACGTCATGCTCCGTGAATTCCACCTCGATAAGCCGAGCCAGTATTTCACCGACTACGTTCGCCGCTACAGCGATATGCCGATGCTGGTGATGCTCGAAGAACGTGAAGGCTACTATGCTGCGGGCCGCATGCTGCGCGCGGCCGACCTCGTCGATTCCCTGGGCCAGGAAAACAACCCTGAGTGGAAAACCGTGGCGCTGAATAGCGACGGCGACATGGTGGCGCCAAACGGTTCCATCGGCTTCCGCTGGGGCGAAAAAGGTAAGTGGAACCTGGAACAGCGCGACGGTAAATCCGGCGAAGAGACCGAACTGCAGCTCAGCCTGCTCGGCAGCCAGGATGACATCGCGCAGGTGGGCTTCCCGTACTTTGGCGGTGACGGCACCGAACATTTTGCCAGCGTCGAACTGGAAAATATCCTGCTGCATAAGCTGCCGGTAAAACGCCTGCAGCTGGCGGATGGCCGCACCGCGCTGGTGACTACCGTGTACGACCTGACCATGGCCAACTACGGTCTGGATCGCGGTCTCAACGATGAAAACTGCGCGACCAGCTACGATGATATTAAAGCGTATACGCCAGCGTGGGCTGAAAAAATTACCGGCGTTTCCCGCGCGCAAATCATTCGTACCGCGCGTGAATTTGCCGATAACGCCGATAAGACCCACGGTCGTTCGATGATCATCGTCGGGGCCGGTCTGAACCACTGGTACCACCTCGATATGAACTATCGTGGCCTGATCAACATGCTGGTGTTCTGCGGCTGCGTGGGTCAGAGCGGCGGCGGTTGGGCGCACTACGTGGGCCAGGAAAAACTGCGTCCGCAGACCGGCTGGCAACCGCTGGCGTTTGCGCTCGACTGGCAGCGTCCGGCGCGTCACATGAACAGCACCTCGTACTTCTATAACCACTCCAGCCAGTGGCGTTATGAAAGCGTCACCGCGCAGGAACTGCTGTCGCCGCTGGCGGACAAATCGCGCTACAGCGGCCATCTGATTGACTTCAACGTCCGTGCTGAACGCATGGGCTGGTTGCCGTCGGCGCCTCAACTGGGCACCAACCCGCTGCGCATTGCCGACGCAGCGAAAAAAGCCGGCCTGAGCGCGGTGGATTACACCGTTAAATCCCTGAAAGAAGGCTCGATTCGTTTTGCGGCGGAGCAGCCGGAAAACGGCAAGAACCATCCGCGCAACCTGTTTATCTGGCGTTCCAACCTGCTGGGCTCCTCCGGTAAAGGCCACGAGTACATGCTCAAGTACCTGCTGGGTACCGGGCACGGTATTCAGGGGCTGGATCTTGGCAAGCAGGGCGGCGTGAAGCCGGAAGAGGTGGAGTGGCAGGATAACGGCCTCGACGGCAAACTGGATCTGGTGGTGACGCTGGACTTCCGTCTGTCGAGCACCTGTCTGTACTCCGATATCGTGCTGCCGACCGCGACCTGGTATGAAAAAGACGACATGAATACCTCGGATATGCATCCGTTTATTCACCCGCTGTCTGCCGCCGTTGATCCGGCATGGGAATCGAAAAGCGACTGGGAAATCTATAAAGGCATCGCGAAGGCATTCTCCGAAGTGTGCGTGGGCCACCTCGGTAAAGAAACCGACGTGGTGACGCTACCGATCCAGCATGATTCCGCTGCCGAACTGGCGCAGCCGCTGGAGGTGAAGGACTGGAAAAAAGGCGAGTGCGATCTGATTCCGGGTAAAACCGCGCCGCATATCATTCAGGTCGAGCGCGACTACCCGGCAACCTATGAACGCTTCACCTCTATCGGCCCGCTGATGGAGAAAATCGGTAACGGCGGTAAAGGGATTGCCTGGAACACCCAGAGCGAAATGGACCTGCTGCGTAAGCTCAACTACACCAAGGCGGACGGCCCGGCGAAAGGTCAGCCGATGCTGGACACGGCGATTGACGCGGCAGAAATGATCCTCACCCTGGCGCCGGAAACCAATGGTCAGGTGGCGGTGAAAGCCTGGGCGGCGCTCAGCGAATTTACCGGTCGCGACCATACCCATCTGGCGCTCAATAAAGAAGATGAGAAGATCCGCTTTCGTGATATTCAGGCGCAGCCGCGCAAGATTATCTCCAGCCCGACCTGGTCTGGTTTAGAGGACGAGCACGTTTCCTATAACGCCGGTTATACCAACGTTCATGAGCTGATCCCATGGCGTACGCTTTCTGGTCGTCAGTCCCTGTATCAGGATCACCAGTGGATGCGCGACTTCGGTGAAAGCCTGCTGGTGTACCGTCCGCCGATCGACACGCGTTCGGTGAAATCGGCGATGGGAGAGAAGTCCAACGGCAATCCGGAGAAGGCGCTGAACTTCCTCACGCCGCACCAGAAATGGGGCATTCACTCGACCTACAGCGACAACCTGCTGATGCTGACCTTAGGTCGCGGCGGTCCGGTTGTCTGGATAAGCGAAGAGGATGCCAAAGAGATCGGAGTTGAAGACAACGACTGGATTGAAGTTTTCAACAACAACGGCGCACTGACCGCAAGGGCGGTCGTGAGCCAGCGTGTACCGGCCGGGATGACCATGATGTACCACGCGCAGGAACGTATCGTAAACCTGCCGGGATCGGAAATTACCGGTCAGCGCGGTGGTATTCATAACTCGGTGACGCGTATTACGCCGAAACCAACGCATATGATCGGTGGCTATGCGCACCTGGCATATGGCTTTAACTACTATGGCACCGTCGGCTCTAACCGCGATGAGTTTGTGGTAGTCCGTAAGATGAAGAACATTAACTGGCTGGATGGCGAAGGCAATGACCAGGTACAGGAGAGCGTAAAATGA
- the narH gene encoding nitrate reductase subunit beta has translation MKIRSQVGMVLNLDKCIGCHTCSVTCKNVWTSREGTEYAWFNNVETKPGTGFPTNWEDQEKWKGGWIRKINGKLVPRMGNKALLLGKIFANPHLPGLDDYYEPFDFDYQTLHNAPADSKAQPIARPRSLITGQRMDKIEKGPNWEDDLGGEFAKLSQDKNFENMQKAMYGQFENTFMMYLPRLCEHCLNPACVATCPSGAIYKREEDGIVLIDQDKCRGWRMCITGCPYKKIYFNWKSGKSEKCIFCYPRIESGQPTVCSETCVGRIRYLGVLLYDADAIEQAASTENEKDLYQRQLDVFLDPHDPQVIEQAQKDGIPLSVIDAAQKSPVYKMAMDWKLALPLHPEYRTLPMVWYVPPLSPIQSAADAGELGSNGILPDVESLRIPVQYLANLLTAGDTQPVLLALKRMLAMRHFKRTETVDGVIDTRALEEVGLTEAQAQEMYRYLAIANYEDRFVVPSSHRELAREAFPEKSGCGFSFGDGCHGSDSSFNLFNSRRIDAVDVTSKTEPHA, from the coding sequence ATGAAAATTCGTTCACAAGTCGGCATGGTGCTGAATCTCGATAAATGCATCGGCTGTCATACCTGCTCAGTGACCTGCAAAAACGTCTGGACCAGCCGCGAAGGGACCGAGTACGCGTGGTTCAACAACGTTGAAACCAAGCCGGGCACCGGCTTCCCGACCAACTGGGAAGATCAGGAAAAATGGAAGGGCGGCTGGATCCGTAAGATCAACGGTAAGCTGGTGCCGCGCATGGGTAACAAAGCGCTGCTGCTGGGGAAAATCTTCGCTAACCCGCATCTGCCGGGTCTGGACGATTACTACGAGCCGTTTGATTTTGACTACCAGACGCTGCACAACGCGCCGGCAGACAGCAAGGCGCAGCCCATCGCGCGCCCACGCTCGCTGATTACCGGTCAGCGAATGGACAAGATCGAGAAAGGTCCGAACTGGGAAGACGATCTGGGCGGTGAATTCGCGAAGCTGTCGCAAGACAAAAACTTCGAGAACATGCAGAAAGCGATGTACGGCCAGTTCGAAAACACCTTCATGATGTATCTGCCGCGCCTGTGCGAGCACTGTCTCAACCCGGCGTGCGTGGCAACCTGCCCGAGCGGCGCTATCTACAAACGTGAAGAAGACGGCATTGTGCTGATCGACCAGGACAAGTGCCGCGGCTGGCGGATGTGTATCACCGGCTGTCCGTATAAAAAAATCTACTTCAACTGGAAGAGCGGCAAATCCGAGAAATGCATCTTCTGCTACCCGCGTATTGAATCGGGTCAGCCGACGGTCTGTTCCGAAACCTGCGTCGGGCGTATCCGTTACCTTGGCGTGCTGCTGTACGACGCGGATGCGATTGAACAGGCCGCCAGCACCGAGAACGAGAAAGACCTCTACCAGCGTCAGTTGGACGTGTTCCTCGATCCGCACGATCCGCAAGTGATTGAGCAGGCGCAGAAAGACGGTATTCCGCTGAGCGTGATTGACGCGGCGCAGAAATCGCCGGTCTATAAAATGGCGATGGACTGGAAGCTGGCGCTGCCGCTGCACCCGGAATACCGCACGCTGCCGATGGTCTGGTATGTACCGCCTCTGTCGCCGATCCAGTCCGCCGCCGATGCGGGCGAACTGGGCAGCAACGGTATCCTGCCGGACGTAGAAAGCCTGCGCATCCCGGTTCAGTATCTGGCTAACCTGCTGACCGCAGGCGATACCCAGCCGGTTCTGCTGGCGTTGAAACGCATGCTGGCGATGCGCCACTTCAAACGTACCGAAACCGTCGATGGCGTTATCGATACCCGGGCGCTGGAAGAGGTCGGCCTGACCGAAGCGCAGGCGCAGGAAATGTACCGTTACCTGGCGATTGCCAACTACGAAGACCGTTTCGTGGTGCCGAGCAGCCATCGTGAACTGGCGCGCGAAGCCTTCCCGGAGAAAAGCGGCTGTGGCTTTAGCTTCGGTGATGGCTGCCACGGGTCTGATTCGTCCTTCAACCTGTTCAACAGCCGCCGCATTGATGCCGTGGATGTGACCAGCAAAACGGAGCCGCACGCATGA